In Pempheris klunzingeri isolate RE-2024b chromosome 5, fPemKlu1.hap1, whole genome shotgun sequence, the DNA window aaataaagtcagaatAGTGGGGAAAGTGCTGTTGCAGAATTTAGCTTACCTTTCAAGTTTTGAAATTCACGTTCCAGCTTTTTCCTCAGCTCAACTTGCTCTAAGAGCTGCTTCTGCAGTTCCTCtaaaaagcagacagaaataGAGGATGCTAAAGGAGGAAAGGCTCAGGCTTTTGTATCAGCTTCCTTCTAGGACACACTTCTATTTTTAATGACAGTGATGAGGACATTATCATCATTTACACTGACAATTCAGAGCAGGTCTACCTGGGCCCGctgtgaagggaaaaaaagtccTTTATGTTTTCTAGGACATATGGACATGAGAATCTCCCtcaaagaaaatatatacatatatatgctaTTGAAGACATTGTCACATTTAGCTTAGTtataactgtaataataataataataatgaaaataataagaataatgataatGGTTTTGAAGAgccttgttttctgtttatctTTATAACACTGTCTTACCTTTTGCCAGACTTTCTATGGCTCTGTGTGCTGGCTCAGCTCTGGTCTGCGTGTCTTCGCCTgaatacacagaaaataaagtatattcctctatgtggagaaaaaaaataactagACCAGTTTCTCTTAAAACAGAGATTACagcactgaaagaaaaaaaaagaaatctattCGCTGATCTCGGTGTAACTTACCCTCATCCGGCTCTCGCTGGTTCTCCTCGCTGCTTTGTTCATTAAAAGATTTCGTTTCGATCTCCTCCACTGTGGAAGACGGCTCCTCTTTACTTGAACTTTCATCTTAAGAGGAAATAAATCGATGTAATTCAGCTTCCCTTTTCGATTTTTATTTCATGgctaaattcttttttttttttttcaacaaaagcaggaaaataaaaaagtctaaCCATTTGTTGTAAGTAGGCCTACTCCAGTCTGGTAATTCGCAGGTCTGAACTGATACGGACTGCTCCTTTGTTGCAGCTCTCCCCTCTCCGGTGTGTACACCTAAAGGAGAAAGAATCACCACTGCTTTGAGGGCTTAAAATTACAAAACcgaattaaaataaaaagtaagatCAATAACTGAAAATATACTCTAGGTTGaagtgtatatatttttatttaaaggaatGATTTATGATTTCTTTCTAAATGTTGTGgacatgcttgttttttttttggctgctgTTACACAAATTTccccacaaagacacagagattTATCggtttttagaaaaaaaaaatacacacaagccAGGGGGAAGAGCCCCATCTGCAGAGAACTTAAGTGAGAAATTAAAAATCGTGTTATGGCCAGTGTTTCTCAGTTATGAGTCACTCACTTCAGTGAAAGGCGCGGCTATGTGGGTCTCTGATAGCTGCTTGTTCTGCAGCTCTCTTTCAGAGGACTGGGCCACGTGGAGGCTCATTTTCTGGGAGTCAACCAGGCTGCTGTCCTGCATGCCCTTGGAGTCTGAATCGTTTGGTGAAACACTGTGAGCCAAGCCGGGGGGAGTCCGAGGGCACACCGAGGACAGAGGCCggacatcctcctcctcctcctctggtgttttatttgtctCCACGTCCACGTCCGGGTCGCCCTCGCTGTCCACGCAGGGGGACATGGACCGGTAGCTTGAGCTCTCGCTTAAAAAATCGGGCGATAAGTAGCCGGTGCGCCCCCCGTTGTACGCGCCCCTGTTGCCGTACAGCTTGGCGATACAGTCCGCGTCTCTGATGACGGGTCTGAAGGCAGACACGTAGCTGATTTTCCGGGGCGCGAGGGTCATCCCCTCCAGCGGCCTCGCCTCGTCCCCTGACTTGTCGTCTTCGTTGCGCGTGGACTGGGTGCTGGAGCACCGGTCGTTCTCCACCATGCTGtctttagaggtgttggtgcTCCGGTCGCTGTGCTCAGATATGTCCatgtcagtctgtctgggaggacacagcagctctggCGGGGGTTTGTGCTGAGTCTGGGGGTACGGGGGCATGGGCAGCGCGCCCGCCGCGGGCCAGAACATGGGGAAGGAGTGATAGGCGCTGTCCTTGGTGCCAGGCCACAGGACACCCGGCAGGCCCGCCTTGCTCTGCTCTCCAATCATACTGTCTTCTTTCTTCTGGCACAGGCCGAAAGCTGGGAAGCCGTACGGATGAGGGAAGAGCGGCGGTGGGATCTTCTGCAGCATCCCAAAGCCTTTGCTGGGCACCGGGATGACCGGGTAGCTGCGCGTGCTCGCCATGCCGCCCCGGTTGTCCTCGCAGCCGAGGATTTTTGCAGGTATCTCTGGGGAGTTTCCGGTGCTGGTGGGTCCTTGTGGTTTTAACGAAGAGCTGGACCCTGAGCCGCTGCCTGGCAGCGTCCTCTTGCGACTTCCCCCATTGAACATGGCCTTCACATCTTCCCATGCGTGTAATATGTCTGTCTGGCTGCCTTTATCTGATAATTTGAGATGCCGCCTCCAAGAATTAAAATTTGCTGCATCTGGCTGCGTGTACTTGGATTCTGGCGTGCGATGCgaatgaaatatgaatttatttgGGGAAAAATACATGTTGCAATAGGAGCACTTAATGCACTTGGCCCTGGAGCTGTTGTACCTGGCCGGGATGAAGTTACCTCGACTCCCCCAGGCGCATTCGTGGGACACATCGAAGGCAAAATTTTCTGGAAGTTTAGGAGGCGAGTGAGCGCCTAGAAATGACTTACAAAGTCTCTCGGCCTCGCGTTTAGTGATCATCCCGCAGCGCCTGGAGGAGATTGGCATTGCACCGGCTCTCCGCAGGATCTCCAGCTGGACAGGCGTGCACTGGACGCAGGTGATCCCCAGCGCCACACGCCGGTTGTGGATCTCATTATAGCTGTAATGCTTCAACAGGGTGTTAGATATCTGTGCAAGGCAAAGTCTCTCCTGGCCATCTATCACCAAAGACACGATCGGTATTCCGTACAGCACCGTCTCTCCGACCTGGTTGGGCTTCAGGTTCTTGCTGCTCGGGTAGGAAAGTTCTTGTTTGGAGCTTGGCGAGGAGCTGGAGTCTCGCCCCGCTGGTATGGAGTCCATCCTTGGAGGCCTGGAAGCTGCAGACACAATAATATGAGCTTTTGTCAGCGAATTGACAGACTTAAATAGAGCTTTAGAATGAGACTTGAATACAGGCTTTAGCTCATTATTTTATAGTAGGTATGTAGTTCAGGCAGAGAAGTACAGAGCTACGTTTTAATAAAGTTGCACCAAAGcgattatgattatgattattattattattttaaatttttgacCAGTCCTTAAGAATAAAAGCCCTTAATGAACAATATGTTTGTGACACAGCATCGACAGGAACATTAAATGTCCTTTGCACCCAAAGCTCCACTTAAACTAATTTTACGTCCATGCAACTTCAGCCTAGTATTACTGTTACTACACACCACTCTCTGCAAGCGTAAATTTGGAATAATTTCACAATATAATTTCACCAGGCTGCGcgtaaaaaccaaaacaaaacgcTGGAATAGATGCATTGAATTATTGACTCAAACAGTCTAGAAAACACAGTCTGACGAAATCAGTCTCCAAAACTCACCTTTAATGTTGGTGCAGCCTCCCTCCGCCGTGAATGAGAAAGCTGTGATCGAGTGAAAGTCGGAGCGACGAGAAGTCTGCTCAGTGTCGGGGGATGTAAAGATGTTGGCGTTAGGAGCGGGACGCAGTTGTCCGTGCAGCACCGCCTCCCTCCTGCACCgtcctctctccacctctctctctctctctctctctctccctctctctctggtttgTGTTGCaccagtagcagcagcagcagcagcagcagagtccacATGGCAGGCAGACTGTGGCACAGCCCCCCCTCCACGACACCGACAGCAATCAAGTGACGGCAAAACTTATGGCGAGGCAACTCCCACTCACGCAGGCAGTCTGCATTAACTATGGATTCATGACCAATGAAGATGGTTTGAGTGTTTGGTCTTAGAGCAGCCTGCAGGTCCACACTCATGGATAAAGTGTTGTCTGCcaaaggggtggggggggatttTGAGATGACAAGAGTAACTAAACATGTTCTTTAATGCAGTCTATAGCTTTAAATAcattctaaattaaaaaaaaaaatcatccacaTTAATCTTTCATTACTCTGTAGCCTATTATGCCGACCATAATGCTTTTAATTAATTCTTTTGCACTTCcctgttgtaaaaaaaaatgttattgaCATTATGCACGGAGGAGGCTGCAGTGGGATTTGGCATTCTGCTAAAAACAGCAGGGACCCACCGACACATTGTTGTGTGCATGGAGTCAAGGTCCGCTGGTGAATGCGGCGTGCAGGCCTTCAACACGTGCTGGGTTCCCACGGATTCATCGTTTACAAGCTACACGTCGCCTACACGCGTTTTGACAATAAGCAGCTGCACTAAAGGTCACCCTCggtgaggagacagaggaacaAGGCGGACGGCCCTGCGCCATAAGCGTTTAACTTTTTAAAGTCAATAAAGCGTTGGCTAAAGCCCGCTGTAATATTGATGAAGGTAACAGGACACGTTCCCCTGTTGGTCCGACTGTCCTCAGTGAGACAGAGCTGTGCGGCTATAATGACGATTTGTCCATAATTATTCACTCATTTTAAGAGAGAAGGGTGTATCGTTAATTTGAATAGGTTACATTTGGCGAGTAATAATAGGcctaataacataataataataacaataacaacaacaacaataattataacaataatgAAAGAcccataataataattagtgtGGTCTAATAAACAATAATTTGATCGTAGAATAGTTATTTTTACGTTAACAATATCAGTGTTatcagtttttccttttgtcacattgtatttaaaaatgaaaatgtgaaatcttGCCATAAGGAAAACTAAACCCCtaaaattttaattttcctCTTCAGCTGGATTCCGTTCATTTTACAATCGCGAAAGTATTTGTCTCTGGGATTAAACCAGTCGTATGTCTGAGATCAACGTTAGAAACGTGCAGAATAAATCTCTTATGATAATGGTCGTTTAAATAAACAGACGCGTGGTCCAACTTGAGGCGCATCAATCTCCTCCATCTGCTTATCTATCGATCACTGATATTGGTATGGCCCCGACTGTCATCAACACAACCATCTTAATTAAAAGTCATTCCTGCTCGGGGAGGAATTTCAAAGCCTCATCGATAGTGTGAACAACTCCAACTGGCATAAAATGAGCTGAAATTCCCGCTTCAGCTGTTCAAGAGGCTGCTGACAAACCCTTAAAATTCAGCACTACACATTTATATGAAATCCACATGTTCAAACTGTCACATTCACAGACCCAAGACCAGTGGTGTGAAATGAGTGCAAATGATTTCAGCCAAAACCTGGGCGAGGAAATGAGCAGAGTAGCCCAAAAAAGTCAGTAAGGTCATGATCAGGCTCGTGCTTGTTCTACCTTTTTTGTGCAAGAGAGAACAGCTCATTTAAAAGTATGTCTGCATTAATCACAGTGCTGCATCAAAGTATGATAATCACCTGAACACtctattaaaataaaagtgcCAGCCCTGGGGAAATCTTACCTTACTCTTTAATTGTTTTGAGGCTTTGATAGGCTTTTTAATCTAAGATTAATTTATGCATTCTTAAATAACTCTACATATGATTAATAAGCTTGAAAATTAAAAGGAGACTGAAGCAATTATAACAAGTGGTTGGTCATCACCTCATTAGATGGTATTAGAAagatgcagtttgtgtgtgtgtgtgtgtgtgtgtgtgtgtgtgtgtgtgtgtgtgtgtgtgtgtgtgtgtgtgtgtgtgtgtttgcctgacTTGGTATCACAAGAATGAACAGTGGAAAGGTAAGAGTAGAGCAAAATGTGGAGAGACTGTTTGATGACAATCAGTGGAGTAAAGTGCTGCTGGCTAATTATTCAAGATCTTTCTAATACACTCTCTATAACTTGGTGAGTCACAGTCATTTATTAGAAACTGGATATGATACATGACTTATTTTAACTGGCAGGTATAGCAGCACAGATCCTAATCAAGATCAACTGAGATTGTCCGTATCATTCACCGCTGACCACAGTGTTGTTCCTGAATGGATTCTGAGCTGGAGAgacaacaaaagagaaagatcTGCTGTTTGAGAGGCCACCGGAGAGACgcagtgaaaacagtgagaCTTGCTAAATGGTTGCTAATGTGTAAACAAGACATCACTCCTCTCTTGCTCTGATGTTTATTTGTCTCCTAAAAGCCCACCCCTGGGTCCTGACCCCCACATCCTCCACCGCTAAACGGAACATTTCTTTTCGCAGGAGGTGgtgtgcaatgtgtgtgtgtgtgtgtgtgtgtgtgaggagagtgagagtgagtgagggggggtgggggggagagtTGGGGGAGTTCATCACTGCATCAAATGAGGCTGAGCGCAGGGACCCTTTTGTCACAGACAGGGACTCATCTGCCAATGGTGAGCTGTGAGGTcctgagggaggggaggaacaAAGGTGCTAAAAGGCTGTGTGACAATGAGGGTGCTCCGAGGAGAGCCTTCAAGTGTGGGACACAGGCTGCATGGGACAAGCTGTGCCAATCACTCCgcaattacttttttgtgcaaTCCAGAGGCCTTGTGCGGGCATTCATGGAACGACACAAGGACACGAGCAGCCACGGCAAGGTCCATGCCTCTCTGCGCTTTGCTTCTTATGTAGAGCTGACCCAAAGCTCATGCTGGCATAAACGTATAGTAAATCACCTGTTCCTCTGTTGATTTGAAAGAAAACCTTTGAGAAATTCAGCCTCTTTTCACTGTGGACTCCTTACACCCATcagagaagaagatgaggatgatgaaatTTTACAGCGGAAGGATTTCATTTGCCAGATACACAAGTAATATGTGAGGTGAAATACAATCCTAAATCCTGAAAGTTATGCTAAAAGACTTCTGTGGAAATTCTGAGGAtacaaattgaaaataaaatgtatacatatatgtatatgagtAAAATGTATATATGTCATGAGTGGAAAGAATTAGTTGAGGACAATGTGACACCAGGTTGAGGATATACAGAGGTCAGAGTTCATCATCCTGATGGTCTGAGGATAGGTGCATTCCCTACTCTTGTACTAGCGCAAAAAAACAATGaactcacacagaaaaaaaccaaaaacataaaatagttGTAAAAGTATTGAACTTTTATCTGAGATCACATATATAAAGCTGTATTTATCACCAGGCCTGAGTAAAATGtacacataaacaaaattccatataaaaacagtcaaatttTTGCTTCATGCCGAGTTAGATCAGGCAAAATTCTTCACACACGTAAAATAAATACCTCAGTAATTTTGTTAAGATTTTAAGTTAATTCTTGATCTTGGAAACAATAATTGACAAAAAAATCTCACCACACAGGCAATTTTTAagatcattttgttgttttttttaattaatctttGTTTGGGATTTATTAGAAGAACATGGATTTGTAAAAATAACAAGATAAAATCGTACTGTCAAGATATGATTACGCAAAAGTTTATATTATGATAATGTTGACTTATTATCTAGCATTATCTACAACAAATAGGCATAAATCCAGCAGAGCTCTCTACTGCTAATTCATATTAGCAATGCTTATACTTAATTGTCATTACACTGATGACTCACAATGTTTACAGAATATTTAGGAAGTGTAAGTTTTGGGTATCAGCACTGTATGCTACAGTGTAATAAAGAAAGATGCAGGAATTTGTCTATATCCAACCCCGAGCAGTTTCAATGGTGTAATGAGGAGTCAAGTGAGAATGGGAATTATCGTAATGATAACAAAGGTCTATGCACCATAGCTTGGGGCTGTATTGTAGGGCATTACCATAaagatgtgatgtgtttgtatTGCAGGGTTTTTCTGAGGGAGCAGGCCAAAGAGATAATAACTATTAGTAGATGACAGTGCTTTGTGGGATTCCAGCTGTGGAGCCCAAATTTCCATACAGATAGAATGGCTCTGGGTGGATGATATGTGTGGGGGAAGGGCTGGGTGACTCAGTGGACTcatctgcgcacacacacgcacacacacacacacacacacacacatgcacatcacaTGCACATCACAGTCTGCAAGTGGCAAATCTCAGTGCTGGACTCAGTCTTGGTGTCCCCAGTCAGACTTTGGGGTGAGGTGAGAGCCTCCGGTTTGAACACTCTGCAGGTCTCTGAGGAGGAACTGTCCAGAGTACTGAAACAGCCCGACGCTACTCTGCTGACAGCTTTCAAAGTCAGGAAGTGCAAATAGCTagggctttctctctctctctctacatgtgtgtgtgtgtgtgtgtgtgtgtgtgtgtgtgtgtgtgtgtgtgtgtgtgtgtgtgtgtgtgtgtgtgtgtgtgtgtgtgtgtgtgtgtgtgtgtgtgtgtgtgtgtgaaaagaggACCAGACATTTCCATCAAGATCACATGCAGGTAAGAGGGTGTGCAACATACATGTCAGCACCAGGGATTGGGGGAAACACGACCtaagaaacaaataaaagcttCCATCCAAATAAACTGCATTTTCAAGGTTACAATGTTTCACATCCCAGAAATATAAGGTATATCCAACATGTATGGAAGTAAAGATGTACTGTTTAggaaggaatatcttatctgcTAAAATGAGTTTGATGAGAGTATTGATGTCGTTGTCATATGTGCACGGTTTATATATATTTGGCATGTTATGTTGATCACACTGGCTTTGGTTTTTTTGTTACGTAGGAAATATTTCTGTAGGAATTAATGTTCTGAAATTGTTCAATAGTTTTTCCAGTCAGTTATTCTGAATAGAGTTTGTGAAATTATGGATCCACACATTGAAGAATTTGAGGAAACTTTTGTGATAATAGAACTGTAAGCTTTCAAAATCTGACTAACTAGAAATTATGTTTGCATAAATATTCATTGCATTGATTCATTTCATTGATACATTCAAAACAATAGATGGAGATGATTTACAAGCTTTGAGATATTTTTCCCTTTGCAGTACAGTTCAATTAATTTTACAGGGACGGTTTTGTTAAGTGCTTCTTCACAAATTAATCTAGCCACAAGTAGACAAGCTAGCAAGACAACCAAAAACAAGCCTACCTTTGGTTGACTTCGCCCTGCAGGTTGCAGCAATCTGTTGAGGGACTCCTGACTGGATGGAGTGGGCAACAGTTAACCTGGCGCTATCCAAGCTGAAAAAAGACATGCCTTCCAGCACCTTTATCTGTTTGTTCCAAGGGTAAAAATGACAACTTGTGGTTTTATAAGGGGGAAAGAtgctccaggaagtcactgcgcTTGGCCGAGAATTACCCATAACCCCCCCTGCCAAGTTGCTGTAGGTATAACTTTTGGGGACGTTAAGCTAGGCAAGGCGAAGCTAACTATCTCTTGGTTGTAGCTAAAAGGACAGACATCAGATTGGTATTTCTATTCTGAgctaactctcagcaagaagacaaatgttattttgcaaaatgtcaaactattccttcaagGGTTGAAACTGGAACTGGTTTTACATAGTAATTAATTCAACTGGTGTTCCCTCTATGTGAACTTGAACAGCCGCATACGAGAGTGTGTCATTATGACCCAGAAAGGACATCTAGATGTGAGGATTCAGGGCTGAGTGAGACATAAAAAGTGTGAGATTGGAAGGTAACTGTGATGAATTATATGTGGGAGGAGGTTAGGTTAATAATAGTGGTACATGTCATGGTGGAGAATTAAAGTCTGCTGTCTCCTGAGTTCCAGTCAATCCGCTGGTGTAAATAAGTCCACAAACATCTGTAAACAATGGTGCACATGTTTTctatcaaacaaacacagctgttcAAAATGGGGCCCCAGAGATCGAACAGGTAAGAGGGCCGGGATCTCGGGACTGAGCAGCTTTTTTGGTTGAGTTCCAGTGCCAGGCATGCTGTGTGCGTTTATGTAAGGGTGAGGCtaacagagaggagacaaagatagtgagagcagagagcatGAGGACACCAATCACCCTGTAATTATCCCCCTGGTGTGTGAACTGCCCAACTCTCCGTCCTTGATAGATTCACCTGACCCAATAACaccacacacagccacaatGGACTGGAGGCGGGATAAAGACAACACCATAGATCAGCCAGGGATCGGCAATGAGACAAAGACCTAACATCTGGGAGCTGCGGTGAAATTAAAGAACTGAAAGACTGAACCAATCCTGTTACAGCTCTCCATTAATAGCCTGGGAGCTGCTTGAGAAACGGCACAAGTGAGGTAATGCAGGATTCAATTTCATTTGATATTAAAGAAACACCCTTTggcatctctctccctctctttctcatactctctccctctgctgctcacatCACTCTGCTACCTTAGAGTGATGTATTAAGCCATTTAAATTAACAATGGAATGACTTATTCTAATACGCCCGTCCTGAGGAGAGCCGGGGATGCTTGGTGGAGTGGGACATCAACACCACACACCACCTCTAAACCTCGGGCTGGGCAGCGATGCATGTCGCTCCTTCCACATAGCCTGAACAATCTGGCCAGCACTCCATCCAAAAGGCAGACATTCATGTGGTCATGATGATGTGGAAAGGGTGAATAACACCACTGAGCCTGTCATTACTGGACCCTAGAACTGCATCTCCCAAAGATGAGTAAATACATGTTGTTTCTGTGGTGGAATTGAGAGGAAAACAATCAGTAAATACACCAAAGTCCTATAAAGAAAATGACCTTTTTGGAGTTTGAGGCAGTGAAGCAGATGCTTTAGTCTTTATGaacttcagcagcagcatgcaaaATCTCATATTACTGTCCCTCATCCAGTCTATGTCTGATACAGACTTCTAAATCATTCATACTAAGGCCTTGGTCAGCTGAATACAAATGAGGATACAGTGGGTGCCCCATCTGTCCCTGAGGGGGTGTACAGAAATAGAGCTGAGAAAAGCACAGTTTGATTGATGCTGCTACACTCTGAATAATGATCGGTTCAGAGGTCAAACTACTTCAGTGGCATGCATTATATCATTAATTACAGACATCAATAAACAACAGGACAATGTCCATATGTTTTAAGTGTGCTTAtgcctcctctcttcccttctgGATAATTTCACAATTAGTAACCGTTACACAGTGACCttagaaaatacagaaagaaaagacacatcAGCTATTGATCGCATTCTCCGAAAATCACAGAAGAAAAATGTGGCGTAGTAATTACACGTGATGAGAGAAGCACATTTCGATCTCACAGTTACATAtgcaattaaaatattattcattACCTCTTAAATAAAAGCCTGTTTCTGAAATCCCATTAAATTTGggataattgtgtgtgtttaattataAGCTGTGGcgggaaggaaggaagcaagGAAGTTTCGGAGAAAGTAACAGAGTGTGCTGTGACCTAGATAGCGGAGGAGACATTTTGTTTCAAAAGTGACCTTGCTGTGAAACCTCGGCTCAGAATAGCTCAGATAGTTTTCCATGAACTCTCAGTGCACAGACCTATCACTTCAGGTTCTGGTTAAACAGAGCTTTGAGCAGCGAACAGGGccatcaaatcctcacattgtTTGATAATTAAAAGCATGTTAAGCAATTAAAACCATGTGAGACTGGTTACAGCTACAgagccagtttttttttacagtttgatgtgctgtgaaaacaaatgCTGCTGAATTATCTAAACTGACAGAACAAACACCACAGAGGATGACATTTTTTCAGAGGTGGAATGTAAATACTTTTAGATAATTGTTCTTATTACCATCATCTTATTtataatgaaatgtatttttttacttttactctaGTTAtctgtacattaaatatgaaactacagccagcagacagtTAGCAAGAGCCAGACTGCCTAGAAATAACTGCACATAGCCCACCATGTAGAGTGGAGCTGTCCATCTGTAGAGCAGAGCCAGGCCAATGGTTTCCCTTAGTTGCCAggttttatgctaagctaagctaaccaatTGCTGGCTGTAGCTCCATATTTACCGTACAAACATGAGTGATATCGTTCctttcatctaactcttggccAGAAACCAAACAGGCATGTTCACCTAAATGTCAAATTACTCCTTAAAGatttcacacacaaagccaATCCATTCTCATTCCTATGAGCAAATGGTCAAATATGATGCATTTACAAAGTATATTATGTAGCTACAATTAGCTCCTTTTCACttgctacaacattaaaatatatatttgtaacCAAGGGTTTTTCTGCATAAGGGGTACTctgactttttacttttacttttctttgaGCGCATTTTGCAGACAATACTTTTGCGCttctatttaaaaacaaaaatatgaaatgcaggacttttatttaGCACAAATTGTTGTATTACTACTTTGACTTCAGTAACAGACCTGAATACTTGCTCCACCACtgcatatttttagatttttgacCTCAGATTTGCTGCAGCCTGTGTATAAGTTCATGTGTATGCTGTCTGCTGCCCCGGCCCAACATCCCCTGCTGGCTCCCTCAGAGCAGCTTGGCTCGGGCCGGTGGCTTCAACCTGCAGGCAGCCATAGGACAGCCCAAGCGGAGCTGTCTGCCACTCCTGTGCTTCATTA includes these proteins:
- the skor1b gene encoding SKI family transcriptional corepressor 1 homolog-B, producing MDSIPAGRDSSSSPSSKQELSYPSSKNLKPNQVGETVLYGIPIVSLVIDGQERLCLAQISNTLLKHYSYNEIHNRRVALGITCVQCTPVQLEILRRAGAMPISSRRCGMITKREAERLCKSFLGAHSPPKLPENFAFDVSHECAWGSRGNFIPARYNSSRAKCIKCSYCNMYFSPNKFIFHSHRTPESKYTQPDAANFNSWRRHLKLSDKGSQTDILHAWEDVKAMFNGGSRKRTLPGSGSGSSSSLKPQGPTSTGNSPEIPAKILGCEDNRGGMASTRSYPVIPVPSKGFGMLQKIPPPLFPHPYGFPAFGLCQKKEDSMIGEQSKAGLPGVLWPGTKDSAYHSFPMFWPAAGALPMPPYPQTQHKPPPELLCPPRQTDMDISEHSDRSTNTSKDSMVENDRCSSTQSTRNEDDKSGDEARPLEGMTLAPRKISYVSAFRPVIRDADCIAKLYGNRGAYNGGRTGYLSPDFLSESSSYRSMSPCVDSEGDPDVDVETNKTPEEEEEDVRPLSSVCPRTPPGLAHSVSPNDSDSKGMQDSSLVDSQKMSLHVAQSSERELQNKQLSETHIAAPFTEVYTPERGELQQRSSPYQFRPANYQTGVGLLTTNDESSSKEEPSSTVEEIETKSFNEQSSEENQREPDEGEDTQTRAEPAHRAIESLAKEELQKQLLEQVELRKKLEREFQNLKDNFQDQMKRELSYREEMVQQLHIVREAHDALHHFSCKMLTPRHCTGSCSFKSPLLPP